From Bosea sp. NBC_00550, the proteins below share one genomic window:
- a CDS encoding energy transducer TonB family protein, which translates to MSMERPSLSRFAPAALRWSLAALVVVSAHGVAGWVVANWQRAEAAIGAPPAAVMIELAPLAVAPESPQQDIAPGPEMVEAQPEPEPPPPEPVEQPKEPEPPPPEPEPVVIPEPEIKIPELPPLPDAAAILTPPPKEQPKPPPPDVKPKPKPKPKIVERRKPVNPDKPKAEQTTAPLAQAQDAPRAAAPASGASSASPAANASWRGSLIAHLNRFKRFPNGASPGTVQVAFSIDRGGRVLSARLVHGSGDAALDEEAVSMVRRASPVPAPPDGIGGSSIALAVPVRFSR; encoded by the coding sequence ATGAGCATGGAACGCCCGTCGCTCTCCCGTTTCGCACCGGCGGCGCTGCGCTGGAGCCTGGCGGCGCTCGTCGTCGTGAGTGCCCATGGCGTGGCCGGCTGGGTGGTAGCCAACTGGCAGCGTGCGGAGGCCGCGATCGGCGCTCCACCGGCCGCCGTGATGATCGAACTCGCCCCGCTCGCGGTCGCGCCCGAATCGCCGCAGCAGGACATCGCGCCGGGGCCGGAGATGGTCGAGGCGCAGCCGGAACCCGAACCGCCGCCGCCCGAGCCGGTCGAGCAGCCGAAGGAGCCCGAGCCGCCACCGCCGGAACCGGAGCCCGTCGTGATCCCGGAGCCGGAGATCAAGATTCCCGAGCTGCCGCCGCTGCCGGACGCCGCCGCGATTCTGACGCCGCCGCCCAAGGAGCAGCCGAAGCCTCCGCCGCCGGATGTGAAGCCGAAGCCCAAGCCGAAGCCGAAGATCGTGGAACGGCGCAAGCCGGTGAACCCGGACAAGCCGAAGGCCGAGCAGACCACGGCTCCGCTCGCGCAAGCGCAGGACGCGCCCCGCGCTGCGGCGCCTGCTTCGGGCGCTTCGTCGGCTTCGCCGGCCGCCAACGCCAGCTGGCGCGGCTCGCTGATCGCCCATCTCAACCGCTTCAAGCGCTTCCCGAACGGCGCCAGCCCGGGTACCGTCCAGGTCGCTTTCAGTATCGATCGCGGTGGGCGAGTGTTGTCGGCCCGGCTGGTCCATGGATCGGGCGATGCGGCGCTGGACGAGGAGGCCGTCTCGATGGTTCGGCGGGCAAGCCCCGTTCCTGCGCCGCCGGACGGCATAGGCGGCAGCTCGATCGCGCTTGCGGTCCCCGTCCGGTTCTCCCGCTGA
- a CDS encoding LysR family transcriptional regulator gives MNLRSLDLNLLVVLDALLDEAHVSRAADRLGLSQPAASAALQRCRHLFRDELLERGRGTMSLTPKAEALRAPLKSLLASVTELVDPPAVPLEEIRQTLRITTADYPALFIIGPLQQELQHSAPGIDVVIQPWHGADTARAALVDGTSDLAISVFPPAVDDLHREELLVERYAVAMRRGHPAANAFDLKSWLAYPHILVSGRGDTRTPIDIELASRGLSRRVGFVVANFQMVPTLLHGSDMIALLPSRVLADFDGLVSFPPPIDVAGFTLHLAWHRRRMKDLALQHVAAILTGLFR, from the coding sequence ATGAATTTACGATCGCTCGACCTCAACCTTCTGGTGGTCCTCGACGCGCTGCTCGACGAAGCGCATGTCAGCCGCGCGGCCGACAGGCTGGGATTGTCGCAGCCGGCGGCCTCGGCGGCGCTGCAGCGTTGCCGCCATCTGTTTCGGGACGAGCTTCTCGAACGCGGACGGGGAACGATGTCGCTGACGCCGAAGGCGGAAGCGCTGCGCGCGCCACTGAAATCGCTGCTGGCGAGCGTGACCGAGCTCGTTGATCCGCCGGCCGTGCCGCTTGAGGAGATCCGCCAGACGCTGCGCATCACCACGGCCGATTATCCGGCGCTGTTCATCATCGGGCCGTTGCAGCAGGAACTGCAGCATTCGGCGCCGGGGATCGATGTGGTGATCCAGCCCTGGCACGGCGCCGACACGGCCCGGGCCGCGCTGGTCGACGGCACCAGCGATCTCGCCATTTCGGTGTTCCCTCCGGCGGTGGACGATCTCCATCGTGAGGAGCTGCTGGTCGAACGCTACGCCGTCGCGATGCGGCGCGGGCATCCGGCGGCAAACGCCTTCGACCTGAAGAGTTGGCTCGCCTATCCGCACATCCTGGTTTCGGGTCGCGGCGACACGCGCACCCCGATCGATATCGAGCTGGCCAGCCGCGGCCTGTCGCGACGCGTCGGCTTCGTCGTGGCGAACTTCCAGATGGTCCCGACCTTGCTGCACGGCTCGGACATGATCGCGCTGCTCCCGTCGCGCGTCCTGGCCGATTTCGATGGGCTCGTCTCGTTTCCGCCGCCGATCGACGTGGCCGGTTTCACCCTGCATCTCGCCTGGCACCGGCGGCGCATGAAGGACCTCGCGCTGCAGCATGTCGCCGCGATCCTGACCGGCCTGTTCCGATGA
- a CDS encoding complex I subunit 5 family protein produces the protein MTAAGLLLAAALLVPLLLAACCLSAWFRARATAVLVIAPLPALLAALFVTEGRFAFFPAPFRLTLVLDQPGAILLGGAALLWSAAGAYAASLMGRDPGAPRFAIWWLLTLAGSLGLFIVGDVVNFYLLFTLASLAAYGLIIHEQSAAAHRAGVIYVVLALAAEAFLLIALVMLAANHPDANPQIRSVVADLPANPMRNGIIALFILGFALKMGLVPLHVWLPLAHPAAPTPASAVLSGVVVKAGVIGLIRFLPFEAGEPFWGGVLVGVGVVTAYYGVLVGITQRRAKTVLAYSTVSQMGLLAVLLGVGLGTADPAATQLTAYYAVHHTLVKGALFLGVGILAATGGRRLRLVLLLMAVLALSLGGMPLTSGALAKLATKPILGYGWLAGAMSLAAAGSTALMLHFLMIVRRDTLDNQVSLPPPGQLVPWLVVVAAAFVIPWSLYPAISDEALASLLQPEALWKVLWPMLLGAAVMLFVQRLPRRLGMIPEGDIVVLAQAGGPFVRGFSNGVAEIDAYLRRWPVAGLGLIALAILLGGALMLRA, from the coding sequence ATGACTGCCGCCGGCCTGCTCCTCGCTGCGGCGTTGCTCGTCCCGCTCCTGCTCGCGGCCTGCTGCCTTTCGGCATGGTTCAGGGCCAGGGCAACGGCCGTGCTGGTCATCGCTCCTTTGCCGGCTTTGTTGGCGGCGCTATTCGTAACCGAAGGACGCTTCGCCTTCTTCCCGGCGCCGTTCCGGCTGACGTTGGTGCTCGACCAGCCGGGCGCCATCCTGCTCGGCGGCGCCGCATTGCTCTGGAGCGCCGCCGGGGCCTATGCAGCCTCGCTCATGGGCCGCGATCCCGGCGCACCGCGCTTCGCCATCTGGTGGCTGCTGACGCTGGCCGGCAGCCTCGGGCTCTTCATCGTCGGCGACGTCGTCAACTTCTACCTGCTGTTCACGCTGGCGAGCCTCGCGGCCTACGGCCTGATCATCCACGAGCAAAGCGCCGCCGCGCACCGGGCCGGCGTGATCTATGTCGTGCTCGCGCTGGCAGCCGAGGCGTTCCTTTTGATCGCGCTGGTGATGCTGGCCGCCAACCACCCCGACGCCAACCCGCAGATCCGCAGCGTCGTCGCCGATCTGCCGGCAAATCCGATGCGCAACGGCATCATCGCGCTGTTCATCCTCGGCTTCGCGCTGAAGATGGGGCTGGTGCCGCTGCATGTCTGGCTGCCGCTGGCACATCCGGCCGCGCCGACGCCGGCCTCGGCCGTCCTGAGCGGCGTCGTGGTCAAGGCCGGCGTGATCGGGCTCATCCGCTTCCTGCCTTTCGAGGCGGGCGAGCCCTTCTGGGGCGGCGTGCTGGTCGGCGTCGGCGTTGTCACGGCCTATTACGGCGTCCTCGTCGGCATCACCCAACGGCGGGCCAAGACGGTGCTGGCCTATTCCACCGTGAGCCAGATGGGGCTGCTGGCGGTGCTGCTCGGGGTCGGTCTCGGCACCGCTGACCCGGCCGCGACGCAGCTGACGGCCTATTACGCCGTCCACCACACGCTGGTGAAGGGCGCGCTCTTCCTCGGCGTCGGCATCCTGGCCGCGACGGGTGGCCGCCGGTTGAGGCTGGTGCTGCTGCTGATGGCGGTTCTCGCGCTGAGCCTCGGCGGCATGCCGCTGACCAGCGGCGCGCTGGCCAAGCTCGCGACAAAGCCGATTCTCGGCTATGGCTGGCTTGCCGGCGCGATGTCGCTCGCCGCGGCCGGCAGCACCGCGCTGATGCTGCATTTCCTGATGATCGTCCGCCGCGACACGCTCGACAATCAGGTCTCCTTGCCGCCACCGGGCCAGCTTGTGCCCTGGCTGGTGGTGGTCGCCGCTGCTTTCGTCATTCCCTGGTCGCTCTATCCTGCGATCTCTGACGAAGCGCTGGCCAGCCTGCTCCAGCCGGAGGCGCTCTGGAAGGTGCTCTGGCCCATGCTACTGGGCGCGGCGGTGATGCTGTTCGTGCAACGTTTGCCGCGGCGTCTGGGCATGATTCCCGAGGGCGACATCGTCGTCCTGGCCCAGGCGGGAGGGCCATTCGTTCGCGGATTCTCGAATGGCGTCGCGGAGATCGACGCCTATCTCCGGCGCTGGCCCGTGGCCGGGCTGGGCTTGATCGCTCTTGCCATCCTGCTCGGCGGGGCTTTGATGCTCCGGGCCTGA
- a CDS encoding SLC13 family permease: MTPIESTALVTVVTIALFTWNRLPVVVVAIGAALALWATGVVTLDQAFAGFGDRAALFVASLFVISAALERTGVTAWAGQYLIAKAGADARTRLLIIIMVAAGCLSAFISGSGAVAALMPVAVMAAVRLHQSPSQLLMPLAFASHAGSNLLLTGAPKNILVSEALEDAGLHGFAFAEFALVGLPLLAGTIAIILLLGRRLLPQESSARLPADFSRHAQTLVEHYGLSDGIFRLRVRATSSYVGIASADIDVGADGRLSLMAVQAGASGTPLRAPAVSEGDYLLVRGDAEAIATLAAEKHLALRDEQTETGLFSRRSGLAEVVIPPRSALIGRALFPGMVTDSGDLVVLAVQRAGVDLDPGDTLLAGDTLLLEGSWEALDLRLDDPDVLVVNSPDLVRRQAVPMGAGAGVALAVLACLVTLLATGIVPPAVAGLLCASALIAAGIMTVEQAYRAINWTTVILIAAMMPLSTAMVQSGAAKVVADHLVTLTGGAGPIVFLAGLFVLTASLGQVMSNTATTMLVIPIAMAAAAGMGVSPRPVLMSLCIAGSASFLTPIATATNMMVMGPGGYSFNSYWKLGTPLMLWFFVMAVFYVPLVWRF, encoded by the coding sequence GTGACACCGATCGAAAGCACTGCCCTGGTTACGGTCGTCACGATCGCACTGTTCACCTGGAACAGGCTGCCGGTCGTCGTGGTCGCGATCGGAGCGGCGCTGGCGCTATGGGCGACGGGCGTGGTTACGCTCGATCAGGCCTTCGCCGGCTTCGGCGATCGCGCCGCGCTCTTCGTCGCCAGCCTCTTCGTCATCAGCGCGGCGCTGGAGAGGACCGGCGTCACTGCCTGGGCGGGGCAGTATCTGATCGCCAAGGCCGGTGCCGACGCCCGAACCCGCCTGCTGATCATCATCATGGTGGCGGCCGGCTGTCTCAGCGCGTTCATCAGCGGCAGCGGCGCGGTCGCGGCGTTGATGCCGGTCGCGGTCATGGCGGCGGTGCGTTTGCACCAGTCGCCATCCCAGCTCCTGATGCCGCTCGCCTTCGCCTCCCATGCCGGCTCCAACCTGCTGCTGACGGGGGCGCCGAAGAACATCCTCGTCTCCGAAGCGCTGGAGGATGCCGGCCTGCACGGATTCGCTTTCGCCGAGTTCGCGCTTGTCGGCCTGCCGCTGCTGGCCGGCACGATCGCGATCATCCTGTTGCTCGGTCGCCGCCTGCTGCCGCAGGAGAGCAGCGCGCGGCTGCCGGCCGATTTCAGCCGGCATGCCCAGACCCTCGTGGAGCATTACGGGCTGAGCGACGGCATCTTCAGGCTGCGCGTGCGCGCGACCTCCTCCTATGTCGGCATCGCCTCGGCGGATATCGATGTCGGCGCGGACGGGCGGCTCAGCCTGATGGCCGTGCAGGCTGGGGCCTCCGGCACGCCGCTGCGCGCGCCCGCCGTTTCGGAGGGCGACTATCTGCTGGTGCGCGGCGATGCGGAGGCCATCGCGACGCTGGCCGCCGAAAAGCATCTCGCCCTGCGCGACGAGCAGACGGAAACGGGGCTGTTCAGCCGTCGTTCGGGTCTCGCCGAGGTGGTGATCCCGCCGCGCTCGGCGCTGATCGGCCGCGCGCTGTTTCCTGGCATGGTCACCGATAGCGGCGATCTCGTCGTGCTGGCGGTGCAGCGGGCGGGCGTCGATCTCGATCCTGGCGATACGCTTCTGGCCGGCGACACGCTCCTGCTCGAAGGCAGTTGGGAGGCTCTCGATCTGCGTCTCGACGATCCCGATGTGCTCGTCGTCAACTCTCCCGACCTCGTCAGGCGACAGGCCGTGCCGATGGGCGCAGGCGCAGGCGTCGCGCTGGCCGTGCTGGCCTGTCTCGTCACGCTGCTCGCGACCGGCATCGTCCCGCCCGCCGTCGCCGGATTGCTCTGTGCCAGCGCGCTGATCGCAGCTGGCATCATGACCGTCGAGCAGGCCTATCGCGCGATCAACTGGACGACGGTGATCCTGATCGCGGCGATGATGCCGCTCTCCACCGCCATGGTGCAGTCAGGCGCGGCCAAGGTCGTCGCGGACCATCTGGTGACGCTGACCGGCGGGGCAGGGCCGATCGTCTTCCTCGCCGGCCTCTTCGTGCTGACCGCGAGCCTCGGCCAGGTCATGAGCAATACGGCGACGACCATGCTGGTCATCCCGATCGCCATGGCTGCCGCTGCCGGCATGGGCGTCTCGCCGCGCCCGGTGCTGATGAGCCTGTGCATCGCCGGCTCGGCGTCGTTCCTGACGCCGATCGCGACCGCGACCAACATGATGGTCATGGGCCCGGGTGGCTACAGCTTCAACAGCTACTGGAAGCTCGGCACGCCGCTGATGCTCTGGTTCTTCGTCATGGCCGTGTTCTACGTGCCGCTGGTCTGGCGGTTTTGA
- a CDS encoding NAD(P)H-dependent oxidoreductase — protein sequence MTKTLILLFHRDLSQSNANAAMAAAASRLPDVEIVDMQAAYPGGIDIFRDGEREAARLLATDRIVLQFPIQWYSTPALLKSWQDAVLTRMFYLAYEAEGRLLEGTPLMLAATAGNVPEAYRPGGRNMFPMIELLAPLRATAHRCGLPWSEPFILYQADKLSPEALEDAAAGYVSDLERWVAATPAARTRAA from the coding sequence ATGACCAAGACGCTGATCCTCCTTTTCCACCGCGACCTGTCGCAATCCAATGCCAATGCCGCGATGGCGGCGGCCGCCAGCAGGCTGCCCGACGTCGAGATCGTCGACATGCAAGCGGCCTACCCCGGCGGGATCGACATCTTCCGCGACGGCGAGCGCGAGGCGGCCCGGCTGCTCGCCACAGACCGCATCGTGCTGCAGTTCCCGATCCAGTGGTATTCGACCCCGGCTCTGCTGAAGTCCTGGCAGGATGCCGTGCTCACCCGGATGTTCTATCTCGCCTATGAAGCGGAGGGGCGATTGTTGGAAGGAACGCCGCTGATGCTGGCCGCGACCGCCGGCAACGTGCCCGAGGCCTATCGACCGGGCGGGCGGAACATGTTCCCGATGATCGAGCTGCTTGCCCCCTTGCGCGCCACGGCCCATCGCTGCGGCCTGCCCTGGAGCGAGCCCTTCATCCTCTACCAGGCGGACAAGCTCTCGCCGGAAGCGCTCGAAGACGCTGCCGCCGGTTATGTGTCCGATCTGGAACGATGGGTCGCGGCGACCCCTGCGGCCCGAACGAGAGCTGCCTGA
- the exbB gene encoding tonB-system energizer ExbB, with the protein MMRAFRLVLVAAGLSALSGLAVQAQSQPTQNPPATTPAQPAPAPAPSPAVQSPPAAQAQPATPTNPLPSVPSQLGMNPPTTAHPPLTAGEPPAPAPAAPVATAVLPHDLSPWGMFMAADIVVKAVMLGLAFASLVTWTIWLAKVMELAAAKTAAGRAVRRIEAADSLGAAAGAVASKSGKLRGPVGDLLSAALTETRRSADLGEDGIKERVSIALSRIEARAGRSMARGTGLLATIGSTAPFVGLFGTVWGIMNSFIGISQAKTTNLAVVAPGIAEALLATAIGLVAAIPAVIIYNVFARAITGYRATLSDASGEILRHLSRDLERRQRAIAPSPRAASSSSSAAASSSVSLVPAE; encoded by the coding sequence ATGATGCGTGCGTTTCGTCTGGTTCTTGTCGCGGCGGGCCTTTCGGCCTTGTCGGGCCTCGCCGTTCAGGCCCAGAGCCAGCCGACCCAGAATCCGCCGGCAACGACTCCGGCCCAACCGGCCCCCGCACCCGCTCCATCTCCCGCCGTCCAGTCGCCTCCCGCCGCGCAGGCTCAGCCAGCGACGCCCACCAATCCCCTGCCATCGGTTCCGTCACAGCTCGGCATGAACCCGCCGACCACCGCGCACCCGCCGCTGACGGCCGGCGAGCCGCCTGCTCCTGCTCCGGCCGCACCGGTAGCCACGGCCGTGCTGCCGCACGACCTGTCGCCCTGGGGCATGTTCATGGCGGCCGACATCGTGGTGAAGGCCGTGATGCTCGGCCTCGCCTTCGCCTCGCTGGTGACGTGGACGATCTGGCTCGCCAAGGTGATGGAACTGGCCGCGGCGAAGACGGCCGCAGGCCGTGCCGTCCGCCGCATCGAGGCCGCCGACAGCCTTGGCGCTGCAGCCGGCGCCGTAGCGTCGAAGAGCGGAAAGCTGCGCGGACCGGTCGGAGACCTGTTGTCCGCCGCCCTGACCGAGACGCGCCGTTCGGCCGATCTCGGCGAGGACGGCATCAAGGAGCGCGTTTCCATCGCCCTGTCGCGGATCGAGGCGCGGGCCGGACGTTCCATGGCGCGCGGCACCGGCCTGCTCGCCACGATCGGCTCGACCGCGCCCTTCGTCGGCCTGTTCGGCACGGTCTGGGGCATCATGAATTCCTTCATCGGCATCAGCCAGGCGAAGACGACCAATCTCGCGGTCGTGGCGCCGGGCATCGCCGAGGCGCTGCTGGCGACCGCGATCGGCCTCGTCGCGGCCATCCCCGCCGTCATCATCTACAACGTCTTCGCCCGCGCCATCACCGGCTACCGCGCGACCTTGTCGGACGCATCCGGCGAGATCCTGCGCCATCTCTCGCGCGATCTGGAGCGGCGTCAGCGCGCGATCGCGCCGTCGCCGCGCGCAGCGTCGTCCTCTTCTTCGGCAGCCGCGTCTTCCTCCGTATCGCTCGTTCCGGCGGAGTGA
- a CDS encoding winged helix-turn-helix domain-containing protein, with translation MASLSLRIQLNPEGRIGPGKIELLEQIAAQGSISAAGRAMAMSYRRAWELVEELNALFGKPVVERQTGGRNGGGAKVTDLGQALITRFRAVELAAAAAASEHLAALQAEIDRPADS, from the coding sequence ATGGCTTCGCTCAGCCTGCGCATTCAGCTCAATCCGGAAGGCCGGATCGGCCCGGGCAAGATCGAATTGCTCGAGCAGATCGCCGCGCAGGGCTCGATCTCGGCCGCGGGCAGGGCGATGGCGATGTCCTATCGTCGGGCCTGGGAGCTGGTCGAGGAACTGAACGCCCTCTTCGGCAAGCCGGTGGTCGAGCGACAGACCGGTGGCCGCAATGGCGGCGGAGCCAAGGTGACCGATCTCGGCCAGGCCTTGATCACGCGCTTCCGCGCCGTCGAGCTGGCTGCCGCCGCGGCGGCAAGCGAGCATCTCGCCGCTCTTCAGGCCGAGATCGACCGACCGGCCGATTCCTGA
- a CDS encoding GlsB/YeaQ/YmgE family stress response membrane protein, with product MQTLDHLIVWIIIGVIGGSLAGLVIKWDKRGFGLLRNLAVGLIGAVIGGLLFRWLQLLPSLDGIAISLRDVIAAFVGSLIVLVALWAWRRFGGHRA from the coding sequence ATGCAGACGCTCGATCATCTCATTGTCTGGATCATCATCGGCGTGATCGGCGGCAGCCTCGCGGGCCTGGTCATCAAATGGGACAAGCGCGGCTTCGGCCTGCTGCGAAATCTGGCGGTCGGCCTGATCGGCGCCGTCATTGGCGGCCTGCTCTTCCGTTGGCTCCAGCTTCTGCCCAGCCTCGACGGCATCGCGATCTCGTTGAGGGACGTGATCGCGGCCTTCGTCGGCTCGCTCATCGTCCTCGTCGCGCTGTGGGCCTGGAGGCGTTTCGGAGGTCACAGGGCCTGA
- a CDS encoding GAF domain-containing protein, giving the protein MFEAHRIDSTDKASFHRELAAQLEALLAGEPDPIANAANTSALLFQTMPDLNWAGFYLMRDGELVLGPFQGKPACVRIPVGKGVCGTAAARGVSVLVEDVHAFPGHIACDSASRSELVVPLIGRDGVVGVIDLDSPLTGRFDAADQAGIERIAAIYLAACGETEGAALAKAS; this is encoded by the coding sequence ATGTTCGAAGCACATCGCATCGACAGCACCGACAAGGCGTCATTCCATCGCGAACTCGCGGCGCAGCTCGAGGCCCTGCTCGCGGGCGAGCCCGACCCCATCGCCAACGCGGCCAACACATCGGCGCTGCTCTTCCAGACGATGCCCGACCTGAACTGGGCCGGCTTCTATCTGATGCGCGACGGCGAGCTCGTGCTCGGCCCGTTCCAGGGCAAGCCGGCCTGCGTCCGCATTCCGGTCGGCAAGGGCGTCTGCGGCACGGCTGCAGCGCGCGGCGTCTCGGTCCTCGTCGAGGATGTGCACGCCTTTCCGGGCCATATCGCCTGCGATTCGGCTTCGCGTTCGGAGCTCGTCGTGCCTCTGATCGGTCGCGACGGCGTCGTCGGCGTCATCGATTTGGACAGCCCGTTGACCGGGCGCTTCGACGCCGCCGATCAGGCCGGCATCGAGCGGATCGCAGCGATTTATCTGGCCGCCTGCGGCGAGACTGAGGGCGCCGCCCTGGCCAAGGCGTCCTGA
- the exbD gene encoding TonB system transport protein ExbD codes for MAVSLKDPQDGDLGEVSDINVTPFIDVILVLLIIFMVAAPLSTVDVAVDLPVSNAQPQPRPDTPVFLTVKGDLSLALGNDPLPREALQATLDQRTSHDREQRVFLRADGTVAYRELMEVMNLLRNAGYLKIALVGLEDTGQGAAAGPKP; via the coding sequence ATGGCCGTCTCCCTCAAGGATCCGCAGGACGGCGATCTCGGCGAGGTCAGTGACATCAACGTCACGCCCTTCATCGACGTCATCCTGGTGCTGCTGATCATCTTCATGGTCGCGGCGCCGCTCTCCACCGTCGACGTCGCGGTCGATCTGCCGGTCTCGAATGCACAGCCGCAGCCGCGGCCGGATACACCCGTCTTTCTCACCGTGAAGGGCGACCTCTCGCTGGCGCTCGGCAACGACCCCTTGCCGCGCGAAGCGCTGCAGGCGACGCTCGACCAGCGCACCAGCCATGATCGCGAGCAGCGCGTCTTCCTCCGGGCCGACGGCACCGTCGCCTATCGCGAGCTGATGGAGGTGATGAACCTGCTGCGCAACGCCGGCTATCTGAAGATCGCCCTCGTCGGGCTCGAGGATACCGGGCAGGGCGCCGCCGCGGGGCCCAAGCCATGA
- a CDS encoding class I SAM-dependent methyltransferase, giving the protein MTSDLQPAASARRADGSAGDADYGRIGLGYASYRQPEPAIAALIEAALGPAGRILNVGAGAGSYEPRSRDVTGIEPSASMRAQRPADIAVAIDATAEKLPFPDQFFDASMATFTVHQWQDLDAGLREMRRVTRGPVVILSCDPELVEAFWLNHYAPAVLATEARRYPSLGHIGAVLGGDVEIVAVPIPLACRDGFNEAYYGRPELFLEPGARSACSAWSFVSETENAASIEHLRQDIESGAWDCCYGFLRRQPSFEGSLRLVIARP; this is encoded by the coding sequence ATGACTAGTGACCTGCAACCGGCGGCGAGCGCCCGCCGCGCGGATGGCAGCGCAGGCGACGCCGATTATGGCCGGATCGGCTTGGGCTACGCCTCCTATCGCCAGCCGGAACCGGCCATCGCCGCCCTGATCGAGGCGGCGCTCGGCCCGGCCGGACGCATCCTCAATGTCGGGGCCGGCGCCGGCTCCTACGAGCCGCGCAGCCGCGACGTGACCGGTATCGAGCCCTCCGCCTCGATGCGGGCGCAGCGGCCGGCCGACATCGCCGTGGCGATCGATGCGACGGCGGAGAAACTGCCCTTCCCCGACCAATTCTTCGACGCGAGCATGGCAACCTTCACCGTGCATCAATGGCAGGACCTCGACGCGGGTCTGCGCGAGATGCGCCGGGTCACGCGCGGACCGGTCGTCATCCTGTCCTGCGATCCGGAGCTGGTGGAGGCCTTCTGGCTCAATCACTACGCCCCTGCGGTGCTGGCGACCGAGGCGCGGCGCTATCCCTCGCTCGGGCATATCGGTGCCGTACTGGGCGGCGATGTCGAGATCGTCGCGGTCCCGATTCCCCTCGCCTGCCGCGACGGCTTCAACGAGGCCTATTACGGCCGGCCTGAGCTTTTCCTCGAGCCGGGTGCGCGTTCGGCCTGCTCGGCCTGGAGCTTCGTGAGCGAAACCGAGAACGCCGCCTCGATCGAGCATCTGCGGCAGGATATCGAATCCGGCGCCTGGGATTGCTGCTACGGCTTCCTGCGCCGCCAGCCCAGCTTCGAAGGCTCGCTGCGACTCGTCATCGCACGGCCCTGA